TCGCTTGAAGGCGTCAAAATTTTTAGCTCGCAAGAAAACTCTTTGCCGCAAAAACGGCTCTCCTTGTACGAAAAAGGCTCGCACGGTGCGCAAGCTAATGGGGCAACGCTAACCAAGCAAGCCCAAACGCTAAAAAACATCGTCTGCGCTGGATTTGAGAAAAACTAAATTCGGGTTTTGTCGGCTGAAAGTAAGCGCGTCTTTGCGTAGGCGAAGTGGTTTGCGCGTTTTGCAAGGTACTCGCCGCTAAATTTCGATTTTACTAAAAATTTATAAAAGACTTAGACTAAATTTAATGAGTCAAAATAAAATTCGGCAGCGATTTTCTAACAGAAGATCAAAAATAAAAAGCCGAATTTGGGAGACTAAAGATGTTTAAAAAGATATTGTTTCTCGCTGTTGGTGCATTATTTGCATTTGGTGCTCTAGCTCAAGCAGGCGAGATAAAAGCAAGCGACTCGCCCTTTGGTTACGCTAGCATTGGTGCAGAGCAAAATTTTGGCGGATACGCTGGCAAAGAGAGTAAAGAAGTCGTCGTAAAAGATAGGCAAGAGCTCGTAAAATACGCTCAAATGGGTGGTTACGTCATCTATGTGGATGGGCTCATAGACCTTAGCGAAGGCAAGATCCCGCAAAATGGCAATAGCGATGGGCTGGATAAATTTATAAGCGAGATTAGCGGTGGCGAGTTTAGCTCTTATGCCAAATTTATGCAGGCTTACGGCGCTTCGTGCCGTGCAAATTTAGATGGTTCGCAAGATCCAAAGTTAGCAGCGCTTCGCAAAAATCTAGCCAACGAATACAAAAAGCTCATCGTAGTGCCGGTAGCTAGCAACACCACAATAATCGGCTTAGGCGAAAACTCAGGCATAAAAGGCGGCTCGCTTTTGTTAAAAAATGTCCAAAATATCGCGATCCGCAATATGAAGATCGAAGATGCTTTTGATCCATTTCCAGATATACAAAAAAATGACGGATTTAACGCACAATATGACGGTGTGAGCATAGAGTCAGGCAAAAACATCTGGATAGATCACTGCCACTTTAAGGACACGGTGGAGCTTAGCCATGTGAATTTAGCAGGCGGAGAGCTTACAAAATGGCAAACCTACGACGGACTGTGTGACATAAAGGGAGACAGTGCGGCTATCACGATCTCGCACAACATCTTTGAAAACCACGACAAAACGATGCTAATAGGCTCAAGAGACTCGGACGGCAGCAGCGAAACGAGGACTATAACGGTCGCTCATAACATTTTTAATAACTGCGCGCAACGCCTACCTATGGCACGCAATGCAAAGGTGCACGTCTATAACAACTTTTATGACTCAAAAGATG
Above is a genomic segment from uncultured Campylobacter sp. containing:
- a CDS encoding polysaccharide lyase family 1 protein, which produces MFKKILFLAVGALFAFGALAQAGEIKASDSPFGYASIGAEQNFGGYAGKESKEVVVKDRQELVKYAQMGGYVIYVDGLIDLSEGKIPQNGNSDGLDKFISEISGGEFSSYAKFMQAYGASCRANLDGSQDPKLAALRKNLANEYKKLIVVPVASNTTIIGLGENSGIKGGSLLLKNVQNIAIRNMKIEDAFDPFPDIQKNDGFNAQYDGVSIESGKNIWIDHCHFKDTVELSHVNLAGGELTKWQTYDGLCDIKGDSAAITISHNIFENHDKTMLIGSRDSDGSSETRTITVAHNIFNNCAQRLPMARNAKVHVYNNFYDSKD